TGACCGTTCTGCGGTCCATAGCAGCCCACACCTTGCGAACGAGAACAGCAGCATGCCTACGCCCCAGGTCGAAACGGTAAAACTGGATGAACTGAACTGCTGGCGCATCCGCCACGGTGACGCCGAACTGCTGGTGGCCCAGCAGGGCGCGCACATCCTCAGTTATCAAGTGGCCGGGCAACAGCCGCTGATCTGGCTCAACGACGAGGCCGTGTTCAAGCGCGGCAAGAGCATCCGCGCCGGGGTGCCGGTGTGCTGGCCCTGGTTCGGCAACTTTGCCCGCAACCCGCAGGCGGTGCAGGCCATGCGCCAAGGCACTGACCCGGCGCCGGCCCACGGCCTGGTGCGGGCCACCGACTGGGAACTGCTGGGCATCGAAAGCCAGGGTGACAGCCTGCTGGTGGAGCTGCGCCTGCCCTGCCCCGCGGGTGGTTTTCCCGGCTGGCCCCATCAAGTGGAACCGCGCCTGAGCATCCGCCTCGACCAGCAACTGCACATCAGCCTCAGCAGCCACAACCTGGGCACTGAAAGCGTGAGCATCAGCCAGGCGCTGCACAGCTACTTCGCGGTCAGCGATGTGCGCCAGGTGCAGGTCGAAGGCGTGGACGGGCTGAGCTACATCGAAACCCTGGAAGACTGGAAGACCAAGGTCCAGAGCGGCAGCCTGCACTTTACCGGCGAGACCGACCGCATCTACCTGAACGCCCCGGCGCAGCTGGAGATCGTCGATCCGGACTGGCAACGACGGATCCGCCTGCGCAGCGAAGGCTCGCGCACCGCGGTGATCTGGAACCCCTGGATCGACCGCGCCGCCCAATTCAGCGACATGGCCGACGACGGCTGGCAGCGCATGCTGTGCATCGAGACCGCCAACGTGATGGACGACATCGTCACCCTGGCCCCGGGCGCCAGCCACACCCTGAGCGTCAGCATCAGCGCCGCCCCGCTCTGACCCCCACCTGCCCCGTAGGAGCTGGCTTGCCAGCGAAGAGGCCCTCAAGACCGCGTTCGCCGGCAAGCCGGCTCCTACCGTTCAGCGGCGTTCAAATGCGCCGCTTCAGAGATCCGATTCCTTGACCACCCGCACCTTCGCCGCATCCAGGGCGTAGGCGGCATCGGCCAGGTCGTTGCTGACTTTCTCGATCTTCAGGGTGCCGGTCACCCACAGCGGCGTGTAGATGTCGTCCAGCTTCAAGCCCTTGGGAAAACGCACCAGCACCAGCTGGTTGGGCGGCGGTGGCGGCACGTGGATGCAGGCGCCCGGGTACGGCACCAGGAAGAACAGCGTGCTGCGCCCCTTGGCATCGGCTTCCAGCGGCACCGGATAACCGCCGATGCGGATCTGCTTGTCATTCATGGCCGGCACGGTCTTGGTGGAATACATCACCGCCGGCAACCCCTTGCTCTGCTTCAGGCCGCCCTTTTCGGTGAAGGTGCCATTGGCTTCCGGGGAGTTGTGGTCGATTTCCGGCATCTGCTCCAGGGCCTTCTGGTCCGACTTGGGCATCAGCTCCAGCCAATCGGTTTCCGGCAGTTCGCCAGCCTGGGCCAGGCCGCAGCCCAGCAGAACAAAGGTCAATAGAAGACGGCGCATGTGAGGGTGGCTCGGTCAAAAGGGAAGGACGGGAAAACCCGGGCATTCTAGTGCCCAGACCGTCAGATGCGTTGAAGTTTCAGATGAAGAAAAAGGCTCCCCTCCGCGCGGACGGCAGAGGGGGCTTGTAGCGTGGTTCAGCTCTTCTTGACGAAGCCGTAGATCACCAGCAGGACGATCGCGCCCACCAGCGCACCGATGAAACCGGCGCCCTGGCCAGCCTGGTAGATACCCAGCGCCTGGCCGCCATAAGTGGCCGCCAGCGAACCGCCGATACCCAGCAGGATGGTCATGATCCAGCCCATGCTGTCGTCGCCCGGTTTGAGGAAGCGCGCCAGCAGACCAACGATCAAGCCGATGAAAATGGTTCCAATAATGCCCATGGCTGTTCCTCTGTAAGGGGGGTTCAAGCCAAAGCCTAGCCAGCACTTTGGCATCCTGCTATCAGAGAACGGCGGGAAACGAAGGTTCCCGCCAGCCAGAGGATTTGTTACTCGGCGATCAGCGCTTGCACCTTGAGGATCTGCGATTGCAGGGTCGCCTGATCGGCGCAGCGCAGGTTGGCGTGGCCGACC
The DNA window shown above is from Pseudomonas protegens CHA0 and carries:
- a CDS encoding GlsB/YeaQ/YmgE family stress response membrane protein, producing MGIIGTIFIGLIVGLLARFLKPGDDSMGWIMTILLGIGGSLAATYGGQALGIYQAGQGAGFIGALVGAIVLLVIYGFVKKS
- a CDS encoding D-hexose-6-phosphate mutarotase, encoding MPTPQVETVKLDELNCWRIRHGDAELLVAQQGAHILSYQVAGQQPLIWLNDEAVFKRGKSIRAGVPVCWPWFGNFARNPQAVQAMRQGTDPAPAHGLVRATDWELLGIESQGDSLLVELRLPCPAGGFPGWPHQVEPRLSIRLDQQLHISLSSHNLGTESVSISQALHSYFAVSDVRQVQVEGVDGLSYIETLEDWKTKVQSGSLHFTGETDRIYLNAPAQLEIVDPDWQRRIRLRSEGSRTAVIWNPWIDRAAQFSDMADDGWQRMLCIETANVMDDIVTLAPGASHTLSVSISAAPL
- a CDS encoding DUF3299 domain-containing protein; amino-acid sequence: MRRLLLTFVLLGCGLAQAGELPETDWLELMPKSDQKALEQMPEIDHNSPEANGTFTEKGGLKQSKGLPAVMYSTKTVPAMNDKQIRIGGYPVPLEADAKGRSTLFFLVPYPGACIHVPPPPPNQLVLVRFPKGLKLDDIYTPLWVTGTLKIEKVSNDLADAAYALDAAKVRVVKESDL